From one Candidatus Krumholzibacteriota bacterium genomic stretch:
- a CDS encoding vitamin B12-dependent ribonucleotide reductase: ESIFETIKQTALIHKSGGGTGFSFSRIRPRNDRVKTTKGISSGPISFMTVFDAATETVKQGGTRRGANMAILRVDHPDILDFITAKKDNTRLNNFNISVAITEKFMAAVEKDEDYDLVNPHGSDVVDRISARKVFEMIVDLAWRNGEPGIVFLDRINAENPTPHIGQVESTNPCGEQPLLPYESCNLGSINLSRMIRVENETAKIDFEKLGRTVHTAVRFLDDVIDVNRYPLDSIRDMTLGNRKIGLGVMGFADMLVGMEIPYDSEDALEVAEEVMGFIQREARSASAGLAELRGTFPNFKGSVFDREGGAKMRNATVTTIAPTGTLSIIASCSSGVEPLFAVAFIRNVMDNDELVEVNPLFEEIARREGFYSDELMKKIAREGTVRGLEEVPEKWRRIFSTAHDISPEWHVRVQAAFQKYTDNAVSKTVNFPNSATRQDVEQVYRLAYESGCKGVTIYRDGSREEQVLNIGSVNRAAAGGAAEAEDAETLLAPRARPSITNGQTRKMTTGCGNLYVTINEDEHGPFEVFTQMGKAGGCSASQSEAIARLISLSLRAGLDPKEVIKQLRGIRCPNPGWEKGGMILSCSDAIARALERYMLEKKTPVGEKVQAMSTGYLERVAGFCPECGGVMEHESGCSVCRTCGFSKCG; the protein is encoded by the coding sequence GAGAGCATCTTCGAGACGATCAAGCAGACGGCGCTGATCCACAAGAGCGGGGGCGGGACGGGCTTCAGCTTCTCGCGCATCCGACCGAGAAACGACCGCGTCAAGACGACGAAGGGGATCTCGAGCGGGCCGATCTCGTTCATGACGGTCTTCGACGCAGCCACCGAGACGGTCAAGCAGGGGGGCACGCGCCGCGGCGCCAACATGGCGATCCTGCGCGTCGACCATCCCGACATCCTCGACTTCATCACGGCGAAGAAGGACAACACGCGGCTCAACAACTTCAACATCTCCGTGGCGATCACCGAGAAGTTCATGGCGGCCGTCGAGAAGGACGAGGACTACGATCTCGTCAATCCCCACGGGAGCGACGTCGTCGACCGCATCTCGGCGCGCAAGGTCTTCGAGATGATCGTCGACCTCGCATGGCGGAACGGCGAGCCGGGGATCGTCTTCCTCGACCGCATCAACGCGGAGAACCCCACGCCCCACATCGGGCAGGTCGAGAGCACCAACCCCTGCGGCGAGCAGCCGCTCCTTCCCTACGAGAGCTGCAACCTCGGCTCGATCAACCTCTCCAGGATGATCCGCGTGGAGAACGAAACGGCGAAGATCGATTTCGAGAAGCTCGGCAGGACGGTCCACACGGCCGTGCGCTTCCTCGACGACGTGATCGACGTCAACCGCTATCCCCTGGACAGCATCCGCGACATGACCCTCGGAAACCGGAAGATCGGCCTCGGCGTCATGGGTTTCGCCGACATGCTCGTCGGGATGGAGATCCCCTACGACTCCGAGGACGCCCTCGAGGTGGCCGAGGAGGTCATGGGGTTCATCCAGCGCGAGGCCCGCTCGGCGAGCGCCGGGCTCGCCGAGCTGCGCGGCACGTTCCCCAACTTCAAGGGGAGCGTCTTCGACCGCGAGGGCGGCGCGAAGATGCGCAACGCCACCGTGACGACCATCGCGCCCACCGGCACGCTCAGCATCATCGCCTCCTGCTCGAGCGGCGTGGAGCCCCTCTTCGCAGTGGCCTTCATCCGCAACGTCATGGACAACGACGAGCTCGTCGAGGTCAATCCCCTCTTCGAGGAGATCGCCCGGCGCGAGGGCTTCTACAGCGACGAGCTGATGAAGAAGATCGCGCGCGAGGGGACGGTGCGGGGGCTCGAGGAGGTGCCGGAGAAGTGGCGCCGGATCTTCTCCACCGCCCACGACATCTCGCCCGAGTGGCACGTTCGTGTGCAGGCGGCCTTCCAGAAGTACACCGACAACGCCGTCTCGAAGACGGTGAACTTCCCGAACAGCGCGACGCGCCAGGACGTGGAGCAGGTCTACCGCCTCGCCTACGAGTCGGGTTGCAAGGGGGTCACGATCTACCGCGACGGCTCGCGCGAGGAGCAGGTGCTCAACATCGGCTCGGTGAACCGCGCCGCCGCGGGCGGCGCGGCAGAGGCGGAGGACGCCGAGACGCTGCTCGCCCCGCGCGCGCGCCCCTCGATCACGAACGGCCAGACGCGGAAGATGACCACCGGATGCGGCAATCTCTACGTGACGATCAACGAGGACGAGCACGGCCCCTTCGAGGTCTTCACCCAGATGGGGAAGGCCGGCGGCTGCTCGGCCTCGCAGTCCGAGGCGATCGCCCGTCTGATCTCGCTCTCGCTCCGCGCCGGGCTCGATCCCAAAGAGGTCATCAAGCAGCTCCGCGGGATCCGCTGCCCGAATCCCGGCTGGGAGAAGGGCGGGATGATCCTCTCCTGCAGCGACGCCATCGCGCGGGCGCTCGAGCGTTACATGCTCGAGAAGAAGACCCCGGTGGGGGAGAAGGTGCAGGCCATGTCCACCGGCTACCTCGAGCGGGTGGCGGGGTTCTGCCCCGAGTGCGGCGGTGTGATGGAGCACGAGAGCGGCTGCTCGGTCTGCCGCACCTGCGGTTTCAGCAAGTGCGGGTAG